Part of the Bombina bombina isolate aBomBom1 chromosome 8, aBomBom1.pri, whole genome shotgun sequence genome is shown below.
aaaccctttaaacccttacttagaagatcccaatTTAGCACTATTGAGGAGGTATGACTGGGACACTCAATGAAATAGGCCGAGAAAACCAGAAGAGCAGAAACTCCACCCCTCTCCCCTCCCCtcgcctgcatatgaaaagacccattacacaaccaggaatctgtagacatcagtatacaaccAACACTTGGGGGCTttgtttggagtctgaaaatcagcacaatgttatttaaaaataagcaaaactatacatttttacaaaaacatataaattgatcatctagaaaacatttatgcaaagaaatctagtatacaatgtccatttaaaaatactttatttgtaTTAATGAAGAATCTCTCTTTTAATGGGTGTCTACTAAAACCACAGTCACTGTTCCTAAAAAGACCTAATTTGCATTACTTCAGTATTACttattttatacatagagacacataTTTTAGTCTAGATGCTTCAAACCCATTAGACTCACCAAGTTAGCTCATTACCCTAACATATAacatgtataattaaagggacatagcacTGAAACATTTTATTGTGCAGCATTTACACCTGTTAAAACCTGTTATTCGCTGGAAAAAAAATTCCTAAAGTATAACTAACAGAGCAATATTAGTAGACATAGTTCCCTTTTTCCTAATGACCACCGATTGACAATTATGTCATCTCCATTGGTGGAAAGGGACACGCCTCTGCAAGCTTGACAGGGAAACATTTAGGAAATGAGtaggtatatttattaaaaacacaacaaACACAACATTGAAATATGTTTTGTCTTCTTTTAGATGAAACCAGGTTATCATGAAATCATTTACTATATCCATTCCAAAAGCTAGTCTTCTGGCAGAACAGTCTACATATCAACAACCTGTCTATTTGTTTATCATTTCAATCAAGGATATTTAATTTTGCAGACATATATTCTAAACTTATTTCTTTGTAAAGAAAAGACAACTATATATAGatgttatacattttgttgatgaaCTGCATAAGTGCTCTAATATTATTTGTATAGACTAACTTGGCTCTACAGCTATCATTTGGCGTATGTTTTTAAATTCCATTTATTTGTATAGGGTTGAAACTTACTTTATTAATTTTCCCCCCCAGCTCTGGCCGCGTCTACAGAGTGGTCTTGGGCAAACACAGTCTGCAGAGCGAAGAGGAAGGATCTGTTATTATCTCTCCTGAAAAAATTATTGTACATGAAAGCTGGAATTCCTTCCTCATTGTGTAAGTAAAACTGGGAGCCAAATTGCTAAATTGATGCACAGATCTAATAGATTTCTTGTGCACTTTATATTTCATTGATTGGAGCAAAGAGCTTTACCCCAATACATAACAGTATATGTCTGAATCTAACCCTCAGATAATTTACTGTATTGTCTctgatattaaatatttacaaatatgtatttgtaaacATTATTTTAATTGGATCTTTGATGAAGTGTCATTGGTCATTCATTTTGTAAGCCTTTTGTTAGTTGTATTTTGTACTTGTGATTAGGCAAGTCCCTTTATTTTCAAGTCAAAATTAGTGCATTTAATTTTTGTGTTGTCATAGGCACTGCTGTGCCAAAACCCTAGCCCATAATATGCCCCTGCCCAGcctataaaaacatatgtaaatcTGCTGGCTTACTGGGTAGCTTGCTGTGCATTGTTGGACCCTCATTTGACATTCAATGTATCCATGCAGATTTTATTTACAACACTGAATATACTAGAGTTATTATTTACTATTCGTTTGCTGGAATTAAAATTTCATTCATCTGTTTGTTATAGCAATGACATTGCCTTGATCAAACTGTCACAGCCTGTGGTCTTTAGTGACAAAATCCAAGCTGCCTGTCTGCCCGCTGATGGAGCATTGCTTGCCCAGGACTTCCCTTGCTATGTGACCGGATGGGGACGTCTGTACAGTAAGAGAACAAATTGATATGGATGTCACTTGGTCCATGTTTGCTGCAATAATTTAGTTGTCAGAGTCAAAAATTTTATGCATACAGAATCAGGGTCTATAACTAAAGTGTCAATTTGCTATAAGAGTTATTATTCTTACATTAatttatgctgtgtatatatatatatactgtaaacaatGTGTTAAATGTTCTTTTAAGGAAATAACTACAGAATCTCCCAAAGCACAAGATCTAACTTATTTctctatattgtaattttattatgtgaCTCACATTTTCACAACAACAATACATTGTAATAGAAATATACTTTGTTTTGCGTATCAACTGCCCCAGGTTCCCATTAATGCTATACATCACAACTCAAAACTGATCCATTGAACACAAAGAGAAAGTCCATTGACGCAACATAAGAGTTGGGCCTTTCCTCATCtcttaattttaattatttatatgagaaacaaaacaaaatgtcaATCAAGTTAAAATGAGCTATTTCATTGCATTGCTAATCTAGTCCAtgtatcactgtccctttaattagcctatAGGAACCATCCATCAcaagattaattattattaataccaTTACCTAATGAAATGCATACTGCTAATATAAACACTAATATGCAGCATGAGACAGCTCTGATCACACAGGTCTATATAGACATCCTATATGACAAACATGATGTTGTGTTTCAGCCAACGGACCTATTGCAGACAACTTGCAGCAAGCTCTTCTCCCAGTGGTCGACTACTCAACTTGCTCTCTGCGTGACTGGTGGGGAACCCAAGTTAAGGCAACCATGGTTTGCGCTGGTGGTGACGGAATTGTTTCTGGCTGCAACGTAAGAAACCAAGGGTTCTATGCTTTAGAGTATTTCACCAAGTTTGACATATTTTAGGTTTACAATCTCAGTCTACGTAACTGCTCCCTGATATCACAATTtgcttttaaaatgtctttttagcttttgattttaaaaacatagaaacataaattttgatgacaGATAATAGCTAAAAGGCCAAATGAGTGTGTTTATTGTTTAAGTATAAACGTAATTCACTGTTAGGAT
Proteins encoded:
- the LOC128638401 gene encoding chymotrypsin-C-like, whose translation is MFKLVFLAIFLGYAHSCGVPTYQPILSRVVGGHDVRSNSWPWQISLQYQGTSAWGHTCGGTLIASNWVLTAAHCISSGRVYRVVLGKHSLQSEEEGSVIISPEKIIVHESWNSFLIVNDIALIKLSQPVVFSDKIQAACLPADGALLAQDFPCYVTGWGRLYTNGPIADNLQQALLPVVDYSTCSLRDWWGTQVKATMVCAGGDGIVSGCNGDSGGPLNCQAGDGSWSVHGVVSFGSGLSCNYLKKPTVFTRVSAYIGWINQKIASN